From Mercenaria mercenaria strain notata chromosome 17, MADL_Memer_1, whole genome shotgun sequence, the proteins below share one genomic window:
- the LOC123535734 gene encoding uncharacterized protein LOC123535734, with protein sequence MTKFGPRSITTAIVADASQTMKLVIWSHELLEQLREGGFYCISFLRVKMFEKGQLNTTPQTKVIPIPPFEDVKSDIEEICHEQVINVQLQSVQVLKKISCPICFKILDSNEYQQPLVRCSSCNFKVLTTSLPTQISVVAYAQIDGQQKKLQVSTEAVETLVTAESKPELKDDLDAFEDFLILNKFEIHLSTENIVTKMRKC encoded by the coding sequence ATGACCAAGTTTGGACCAAGATCAATAACTACAGCCATAGTAGCAGATGCTTCCCAAACAATGAAGCTTGTCATATGGTCACATGAGCTGCTTGAACAACTACGTGAAGGTGGATTCTATTGTATATCTTTCCTCAGGGTAAAAATGTTTGAGAAAGGACAGCTTAATACAACTCCGCAAACAAAGGTAATTCCCATACCACCATTTGAAGATGTAAAATCAGACATCGAAGAAATTTGCCACGAACAAGTGATTAACGTGCAGCTTCAGTCTGTACAAGTACTGAAGAAGATCTCATGCCCCATTTGTTTCAAAATACTAGATTCAAACGAATACCAACAGCCACTTGTTCGCTGTTCCAGTTGCAATTTCAAAGTCCTCACCACTTCCTTGCCAACTCAGATCTCTGTTGTAGCTTACGCACAGATTGATGGTCAACAAAAGAAACTACAGGTTTCAACAGAAGCTGTAGAAACCCTTGTGACTGCAGAAAGTAAACCAGAATTAAAAGATGACCTTGATGCATTTGAAGACTTtcttattttgaacaaatttgaaattcaCCTGTCTACTGAGAACATTGTTacaaaaatgagaaaatgttga